A region from the Paenarthrobacter aurescens genome encodes:
- a CDS encoding APC family permease — MSHPPSPTPLTGNPPQVAPSEIPTAGNPASKGLKAGSIGIGPTVALGLAAVAPAYSLAVTLGFVVLAVGASTPAAFLLGFVPILFTALAFRDLNKEMPDCGGVFVWITRVFGPVAGWFLGGWVPQMATFIAGAAVAQVATTYLLTFFGLASIAAQPLAVAAIACGLIVLSAWIAARGIELSAWVQYALIGLQLVALGGFCIAAFTAMATGNATEGAEKPGLDWFNPFASGDMSGLVSGVILCLFIYWGWDALIAVNEETTDRKGTPGKAVVITTIILLFFYVVTATAAVGFAGTASIIDPETVSDVLSVLGPQVTGSVFGQVIVLAVGLSALAALLTVAVSTPRTWLSMGTYGALPKATTKMHPKRGTPTTSIVWWAAITAAITLGLTAISADFIGLAILSVGLMIAAYYAATALASVVYFAPQMRTSASALILKGILPGLGALLMIGAFAYSAVDMLSPEYAGLSWLGIGSVFWIGIGALCLGLLVTAILRTKLRRFFSGEAIPRGNVTTRHHLPTILSNQILSNQIHSNETEA; from the coding sequence GTGTCACATCCCCCTTCCCCCACCCCGCTCACCGGCAACCCACCTCAAGTGGCACCATCAGAAATTCCGACAGCCGGGAATCCTGCGTCCAAAGGCTTGAAGGCCGGATCCATCGGCATCGGCCCCACCGTCGCCCTCGGCCTGGCAGCCGTAGCACCCGCCTACAGCCTGGCCGTGACGCTCGGCTTCGTAGTCCTCGCTGTAGGGGCGAGCACCCCTGCAGCATTCCTCCTGGGCTTCGTTCCCATCCTGTTCACCGCCCTGGCGTTCAGGGACCTCAATAAGGAGATGCCCGATTGCGGCGGCGTTTTCGTCTGGATCACCCGCGTCTTCGGGCCGGTTGCCGGGTGGTTCCTGGGCGGCTGGGTGCCACAGATGGCCACCTTCATTGCGGGCGCCGCCGTGGCTCAAGTCGCCACCACGTACCTGCTCACCTTCTTTGGCTTGGCATCGATCGCCGCCCAACCCCTTGCCGTAGCTGCCATCGCATGTGGGTTGATCGTCCTGAGCGCATGGATCGCGGCGAGGGGAATCGAGCTCTCCGCCTGGGTGCAGTACGCGCTGATTGGCCTCCAGCTGGTGGCACTCGGCGGATTCTGCATCGCAGCCTTCACCGCCATGGCCACGGGTAACGCCACAGAAGGCGCAGAAAAGCCGGGCCTGGACTGGTTCAATCCCTTTGCCTCCGGCGACATGTCCGGCCTTGTGTCCGGCGTCATCCTCTGCCTCTTCATCTACTGGGGCTGGGATGCGCTGATCGCGGTGAATGAGGAAACCACGGACCGGAAAGGCACACCCGGCAAGGCTGTGGTGATCACTACCATCATCCTGCTGTTCTTCTACGTGGTGACGGCTACGGCCGCCGTCGGATTTGCCGGAACTGCCAGCATCATCGATCCCGAGACCGTTTCGGACGTCCTCTCGGTTCTCGGGCCGCAGGTGACGGGAAGCGTTTTTGGCCAGGTGATCGTTCTCGCGGTGGGGCTGTCTGCGTTGGCAGCACTGTTGACGGTGGCGGTCAGCACGCCGCGCACATGGCTCAGCATGGGCACGTACGGCGCCCTCCCCAAGGCCACCACAAAGATGCACCCCAAGCGAGGAACACCCACCACCTCCATCGTCTGGTGGGCCGCCATCACCGCAGCCATCACCCTGGGGCTGACGGCAATCAGCGCTGACTTCATCGGCCTGGCCATCCTGTCGGTGGGACTGATGATCGCTGCGTACTATGCGGCCACAGCCCTGGCCTCCGTGGTGTACTTCGCCCCGCAAATGCGCACCTCCGCATCAGCCCTCATCCTGAAGGGCATCCTCCCTGGTTTAGGCGCACTCCTGATGATCGGAGCGTTCGCTTACAGCGCCGTGGACATGCTGTCCCCTGAATACGCGGGACTGTCCTGGCTGGGAATCGGTTCGGTGTTCTGGATTGGGATCGGCGCGCTGTGCTTGGGCTTGCTGGTGACCGCGATCCTGAGGACCAAACTGCGCCGCTTCTTCTCCGGCGAAGCCATCCCCCGCGGAAATGTCACCACCCGCCACCACCTTCCAACAATTCTCAGCAATCAGATTCTCAGCAATCAGATCCACAGCAACGAAACCGAGGCATAA
- a CDS encoding histidine phosphatase family protein: MEGMTLTTFALVRHGQTDWNAERRLQGATDIPLNDVGRGQARDAVAFLSGQQWDTVVSSPLSRAAETAEIIAEGLGLKVARLVPELTERSFGPAEGLQAGPELEALRIPGGFRGGESDQAAADRGIAALESLAEEFPGKRVLVVAHGTLIRLTLSRAIGRTLDSVQNAVLNLAHHHVTDGWQLEYFNGERVTADVES, from the coding sequence ATGGAAGGCATGACCCTCACAACTTTCGCCCTCGTCCGTCACGGCCAAACCGATTGGAACGCGGAGCGCAGGTTGCAAGGGGCCACTGACATACCTCTTAACGACGTCGGCCGCGGCCAGGCGCGCGACGCCGTCGCCTTCCTGTCCGGTCAGCAATGGGACACCGTGGTGTCCTCACCGCTGAGCCGCGCCGCCGAAACTGCGGAGATCATCGCCGAGGGTCTCGGCCTCAAGGTTGCCCGGCTGGTACCTGAACTCACGGAGCGCAGCTTCGGTCCCGCCGAAGGACTCCAGGCCGGGCCCGAGCTGGAGGCACTGCGCATTCCCGGCGGTTTCCGCGGCGGGGAGAGCGACCAAGCCGCTGCTGATCGCGGCATTGCTGCTTTGGAATCCCTGGCTGAGGAATTTCCCGGCAAACGCGTCCTGGTGGTGGCACACGGCACCCTGATCCGGCTGACGTTGAGCCGGGCGATCGGACGCACCTTGGACAGCGTGCAGAACGCAGTACTGAACCTGGCCCATCATCACGTGACCGACGGCTGGCAGCTGGAGTACTTCAACGGCGAGCGCGTCACGGCCGACGTCGAGTCCTGA
- a CDS encoding amidohydrolase produces the protein MRTQLYTNARIFTSDTRRWAEAMLVQGERILYVGDIHTAERLGADAERIDLEGRLVVPGFVDGHAHVVGTGEALGQVSLWGAKSVEEIQQRIKARATERPDAERILATGWLHGAIPGGVPDSGMLDAVVQDKPVYAFAYDFHSVWVNSAALAELGIDEHTKNPHGGTIKRDSHGQATGYIDENAFYDLVLPFLDSQVSEDEHEASIAAVQEAYRETGVTTACDMGFNETDLEAFNRADKDGTLTSRLIAYWRVNNAGSAAENIAQVQRAAALAVEHVSPFLRVVGIKVIIDGTIDGCTATLGMPYADGSNAEPIWSLEELAPVVAAADAAGLKVAMHAIGDESVRIAIGAVEHAVAENGPRERRHRIEHLELVDRADVDRLAALGITASMQPVHADPAISENWAAKLGDHRVDHGFAWPWITAAGARLAFGTDSPTSPHAPLPNMYVATTRSSALDPSAGTNVPEFALPLADSIEHATRDSAWTCGAEHEIGRLAAGLYADFVVLDTDVFAAENPGALLEAKVLRTVVGGRTVYTTDPR, from the coding sequence GTGAGAACCCAGCTCTACACCAACGCCCGCATCTTCACCTCCGATACCCGCCGCTGGGCCGAGGCCATGCTCGTCCAAGGCGAACGCATCCTCTACGTGGGAGACATCCACACAGCCGAACGCTTGGGCGCGGACGCCGAGCGGATTGACCTTGAGGGCCGATTGGTGGTCCCCGGCTTTGTGGACGGCCACGCTCACGTCGTCGGCACGGGAGAAGCCTTGGGGCAAGTCAGCCTCTGGGGAGCCAAATCAGTGGAAGAGATTCAGCAACGCATTAAGGCAAGGGCCACCGAACGCCCGGATGCCGAGCGGATCCTGGCTACCGGGTGGCTGCACGGCGCAATACCGGGCGGTGTACCCGATTCCGGCATGCTCGATGCCGTAGTTCAAGACAAGCCCGTGTATGCCTTCGCCTACGATTTCCACTCCGTGTGGGTGAACTCCGCGGCGCTGGCCGAACTGGGGATCGATGAGCACACAAAGAATCCGCACGGCGGAACCATCAAGCGCGATTCCCACGGCCAGGCAACCGGCTACATCGATGAGAACGCGTTCTACGACCTCGTGCTCCCGTTCCTCGACTCACAGGTCAGCGAGGATGAGCACGAGGCCAGCATCGCCGCCGTCCAGGAGGCCTACCGGGAGACCGGCGTGACCACTGCGTGCGATATGGGATTCAACGAGACCGATCTCGAAGCCTTCAACCGGGCCGACAAAGACGGCACACTGACCAGCCGGCTGATCGCCTACTGGCGCGTGAACAACGCTGGATCGGCGGCGGAAAACATCGCCCAGGTCCAGCGGGCGGCCGCGCTCGCCGTCGAGCATGTTTCGCCTTTCCTGCGCGTAGTGGGCATCAAAGTCATCATTGACGGCACCATCGACGGGTGCACGGCAACCTTGGGTATGCCGTACGCCGATGGTTCGAATGCGGAACCGATCTGGAGCCTGGAGGAACTGGCACCCGTGGTTGCTGCGGCGGATGCGGCCGGTTTGAAGGTGGCCATGCACGCCATCGGCGACGAATCGGTGAGGATCGCGATCGGCGCCGTGGAACACGCCGTTGCGGAGAACGGCCCCCGCGAACGCCGCCACCGCATTGAGCATCTTGAGCTGGTGGACAGGGCCGATGTGGATCGCCTCGCCGCGCTGGGCATCACCGCCAGCATGCAGCCGGTTCACGCCGATCCCGCTATCAGCGAGAACTGGGCCGCCAAGTTGGGTGACCACCGCGTGGACCACGGATTCGCGTGGCCTTGGATCACGGCGGCGGGCGCCCGCCTCGCTTTCGGCACGGACTCCCCCACCTCCCCGCACGCACCACTGCCCAATATGTATGTAGCCACCACACGGTCTTCGGCCTTGGACCCGTCCGCCGGAACCAACGTCCCGGAGTTCGCGCTGCCGCTGGCCGATTCCATCGAGCATGCAACGCGCGATTCTGCCTGGACGTGCGGGGCTGAGCATGAGATTGGTCGCCTCGCCGCCGGCCTGTACGCGGACTTCGTGGTCCTGGACACGGACGTTTTCGCTGCAGAGAACCCGGGAGCCCTCCTGGAAGCAAAGGTCCTGCGGACTGTGGTGGGTGGGCGCACCGTCTACACTACGGATCCGCGCTAA
- a CDS encoding TetR family transcriptional regulator gives MAKVDKKEIRRQEIVAAAQAVAARDGAEGATLRAIAAEAGMAANAVLYYFGSHAEIIAAAVQASSGRFLEKLAESVDPGMSPTARLAAVISAGTTAGLDDDVSRILYEYWPHMLRDAGQRRIQEELTKAQERVYRDIIDAGTSAGEFTPLLDPAKIARTLVAQEDGLVMDVLAGSASSEYVLDLMGNLAAALLGLKAENLLELIVARGVSAPAR, from the coding sequence ATGGCAAAGGTAGACAAGAAGGAAATCCGGCGCCAGGAAATCGTGGCTGCAGCCCAGGCTGTGGCTGCCCGTGACGGCGCGGAGGGCGCTACGCTGCGCGCCATTGCAGCAGAGGCGGGCATGGCCGCCAACGCCGTGCTGTACTACTTCGGGAGCCATGCAGAGATCATCGCCGCCGCCGTGCAGGCTTCCTCCGGCAGGTTCCTTGAGAAGCTCGCTGAATCCGTTGACCCCGGCATGAGCCCGACGGCGCGGCTCGCCGCGGTTATCAGCGCCGGCACTACCGCCGGATTGGACGACGACGTCTCACGGATCCTCTACGAGTACTGGCCCCACATGCTCCGCGATGCCGGGCAGCGCCGGATCCAGGAAGAATTGACCAAGGCGCAGGAACGCGTCTACCGGGACATCATCGACGCCGGAACCAGCGCCGGCGAGTTCACGCCCCTTCTGGACCCGGCCAAGATCGCCCGGACCTTGGTTGCGCAGGAAGATGGACTGGTGATGGACGTGCTGGCCGGAAGTGCCAGCAGCGAGTACGTGCTTGACCTGATGGGGAACCTCGCGGCTGCCCTTCTAGGCCTCAAAGCTGAGAACCTGCTCGAGCTCATAGTGGCCCGGGGTGTGTCAGCACCTGCCCGGTAA